The following coding sequences lie in one Nocardioides sambongensis genomic window:
- the hydA gene encoding dihydropyrimidinase, with amino-acid sequence MSTLLIKGGTVVTATGRTEADVLVDGEQIVAVLAPGSTVLGSDLAASADRVVDATGKYVIPGGIDAHTHMELPFGGTHAIDTFETGTRAAAWGGTTSIIDFAVQKYGERVEDGLAAWHDKARGNCAIDYGFHQIIGGVDEQSLKAMTTLVDEGITSYKLFMAYPGVFYSDDAQILKAMQVAADNGLLTMMHAENGPAIDVLAEQLYNAGKTSPYFHGVARAWQMEEEATHRAIMLADVTGAPLYVVHVSAQQAVAQLAAARDRGKNVFGETCPQYLYLSLEEQLAAFSEEWGDFEGAKWVCSTPLRSKEEGHLDAMWAGLRTNDLQMVSTDHCPFCMKDQKELGKGDFRAIPNGIGSIEHRMDLMYQGVVTGRISLERWVEITSTTPARMFGLYGRKGVIAPGADADIVVYDPRGHTSIGIGEGRTHHMAMDHSAWEGFEIDGHVDVVISRGTVLVSDGTYHGRAGHGQYLKRELTQYLV; translated from the coding sequence ATGAGCACCCTGCTGATCAAGGGCGGCACCGTCGTGACCGCCACCGGACGCACCGAGGCCGACGTGCTGGTCGACGGCGAGCAGATCGTCGCCGTCCTGGCCCCCGGCTCCACCGTGCTGGGCAGCGACCTGGCCGCCAGCGCCGACCGGGTCGTCGACGCGACCGGCAAGTACGTGATCCCGGGCGGCATCGACGCGCACACCCACATGGAGCTGCCGTTCGGCGGCACCCACGCGATCGACACCTTCGAGACCGGCACCCGGGCCGCGGCCTGGGGCGGCACCACCTCGATCATCGACTTCGCCGTGCAGAAGTACGGCGAGCGCGTCGAGGACGGACTGGCCGCCTGGCACGACAAGGCCCGCGGCAACTGCGCGATCGACTACGGCTTCCACCAGATCATCGGCGGGGTCGACGAGCAGTCGCTCAAGGCGATGACCACCCTGGTCGACGAGGGGATCACCTCCTACAAGCTGTTCATGGCCTACCCGGGCGTCTTCTACTCCGACGACGCCCAGATCCTCAAGGCGATGCAGGTGGCCGCCGACAACGGCCTGCTGACCATGATGCACGCCGAGAACGGCCCGGCCATCGACGTCCTCGCCGAGCAGCTCTACAACGCCGGCAAGACCTCGCCGTACTTCCACGGCGTCGCGCGCGCCTGGCAGATGGAGGAGGAGGCCACCCACCGCGCGATCATGCTGGCCGACGTCACCGGCGCCCCGCTGTACGTCGTCCACGTCAGCGCGCAGCAGGCGGTGGCGCAGCTGGCGGCGGCCCGCGACCGCGGCAAGAACGTCTTCGGGGAGACCTGCCCGCAGTACCTCTACCTCTCGCTGGAGGAGCAGCTCGCCGCGTTCAGCGAGGAGTGGGGCGACTTCGAGGGCGCCAAGTGGGTCTGCTCGACGCCGCTGCGCTCCAAGGAGGAGGGCCACCTCGACGCGATGTGGGCCGGCCTGCGCACCAACGACCTGCAGATGGTCTCCACCGACCACTGCCCGTTCTGCATGAAGGACCAGAAGGAGCTCGGCAAGGGCGACTTCCGGGCGATCCCGAACGGCATCGGCTCGATCGAGCACCGGATGGACCTGATGTACCAGGGCGTGGTCACCGGCCGGATCAGCCTGGAGCGGTGGGTGGAGATCACCTCCACCACGCCGGCCCGGATGTTCGGCCTCTACGGCCGCAAGGGCGTCATCGCGCCGGGCGCGGACGCCGACATCGTCGTCTACGACCCCCGCGGCCACACCTCGATCGGGATCGGCGAGGGCAGGACGCACCACATGGCAATGGACCACTCCGCGTGGGAGGGGTTCGAGATCGACGGCCACGTCGACGTGGTGATCAGTCGCGGCACGGTGCTGGTCTCGGACGGCACCTATCACGGCCGCGCCGGCCACGGGCAGTACCTCAAGCGCGAGCTCACCCAGTACCTGGTCTGA
- a CDS encoding nitrilase-related carbon-nitrogen hydrolase — translation MTIVRAAISQTTWTGDKESMLDKHEQFARDAAAEGAQVMCFQELFYGPYFGITQDQKYYRYAEPADGPIVQRFAALAKELGQVMVLPIYEEEQTGVYYNTAVIVDADGTVLGKYRKNHIPHVEKFWEKFYFRPGNLGYPVFETAVGKIAAYICYDRHFPEGWREFGLNGAHIVFNPNATKPGLSNRLWEVEGPCAAVANGYFVLQPNRVGLEDNEYGDEAVNFYGTSQVIDPRGNFVGELGSSEHEELLVRDLDLDLVQRMRDDWQFYRDRRPDSYAAITQA, via the coding sequence ATGACGATCGTGCGTGCCGCCATCAGCCAGACGACCTGGACCGGCGACAAGGAGTCCATGCTCGACAAGCACGAGCAGTTCGCTCGTGACGCGGCCGCCGAGGGCGCGCAGGTGATGTGTTTCCAGGAGCTCTTCTACGGGCCCTACTTCGGGATCACCCAGGACCAGAAGTACTACCGCTACGCCGAGCCGGCCGACGGCCCGATCGTGCAGCGGTTCGCCGCCCTCGCCAAGGAGCTGGGCCAGGTCATGGTCCTGCCGATCTACGAGGAGGAGCAGACCGGCGTCTACTACAACACCGCGGTGATCGTGGACGCCGACGGCACGGTGCTCGGCAAGTACCGCAAGAACCACATCCCGCACGTGGAGAAGTTCTGGGAGAAGTTCTACTTCCGCCCCGGCAACCTCGGCTACCCGGTCTTCGAGACCGCGGTCGGCAAGATCGCGGCCTACATCTGCTACGACCGCCACTTCCCCGAGGGGTGGCGGGAGTTCGGCCTCAACGGCGCCCACATCGTGTTCAACCCCAACGCCACCAAGCCGGGCCTCTCCAACCGGCTCTGGGAGGTGGAGGGACCGTGCGCGGCGGTCGCCAACGGCTACTTCGTGCTGCAGCCCAACCGGGTCGGGCTGGAGGACAACGAGTACGGCGACGAGGCGGTGAACTTCTACGGCACCAGCCAGGTGATCGACCCGCGCGGCAACTTCGTCGGCGAGCTGGGCAGCAGCGAGCACGAGGAGCTGCTGGTGCGCGACCTGGACCTGGACCTGGTCCAGCGGATGCGCGACGACTGGCAGTTCTACCGGGACCGGAGGCCGGACTCCTACGCCGCGATCACCCAGGCCTGA
- a CDS encoding ABC transporter substrate-binding protein, with product MLRSVRRGLAAATIVAASATFLTACGSDDDSGGGSGDLTEVKLQLQWLPQAQFAGYYAAVDQGFFEEEGLDVEIIPSGGDIVPQDALANGDVDYAIAWVPKVLGSIEQGANLTNVGQIFQRSGTLQVAWADSGIDSVADFEGKKIGSWGFGNEWEIFAAMAAEGLDASTVEIVTQDFNMNAFLQGDIDAAQAMTYNEYAQLLETVDPDTGELYTPEDFNVIAYEDTEGAMLQDAIWADTERLDSDEEYAETTVAFLKAVIKGWAYARDNVESAAEITVAAGSNWGPSHELWMANETNKLIWPAENGVGVIDEAAWDQTVEGALAAVNEQGQNLITAEPPETAYDNTYIEDAIEELGDDVDTTGSSFEPMDVTLTEGGN from the coding sequence ATGCTGAGATCAGTACGCCGCGGCCTCGCGGCGGCGACGATCGTCGCCGCCTCCGCCACGTTCCTGACCGCCTGCGGCAGCGACGACGACTCCGGCGGTGGATCGGGCGACCTCACCGAGGTCAAGCTGCAGCTGCAGTGGCTGCCGCAGGCCCAGTTCGCCGGCTACTACGCCGCCGTGGACCAGGGCTTCTTCGAGGAGGAGGGGCTGGACGTCGAGATCATCCCGTCCGGCGGCGACATCGTCCCGCAGGACGCGCTCGCCAACGGCGACGTCGACTATGCGATCGCCTGGGTGCCGAAGGTGCTCGGCTCGATCGAGCAGGGCGCCAACCTGACCAACGTCGGGCAGATCTTCCAGCGCTCGGGCACGCTCCAGGTCGCCTGGGCCGACTCCGGCATCGACTCGGTCGCCGACTTCGAGGGCAAGAAGATCGGCTCCTGGGGCTTCGGCAACGAGTGGGAGATCTTCGCCGCGATGGCGGCCGAGGGGCTGGACGCGAGCACCGTCGAGATCGTCACCCAGGACTTCAACATGAACGCGTTCCTGCAGGGCGACATCGACGCAGCGCAGGCGATGACCTACAACGAGTACGCCCAGCTGCTGGAGACCGTCGACCCGGACACCGGCGAGCTGTACACGCCCGAGGACTTCAACGTCATCGCCTACGAGGACACCGAGGGCGCGATGCTCCAGGACGCGATCTGGGCCGACACCGAGCGGCTCGACTCCGACGAGGAGTACGCCGAGACCACGGTCGCCTTCCTGAAGGCGGTCATCAAGGGCTGGGCCTATGCCCGCGACAACGTCGAGTCCGCCGCCGAGATCACCGTCGCGGCCGGCTCCAACTGGGGCCCCAGCCACGAGCTGTGGATGGCGAACGAGACGAACAAGCTGATCTGGCCGGCCGAGAACGGGGTCGGCGTGATCGACGAGGCGGCCTGGGACCAGACCGTGGAGGGCGCGCTCGCCGCGGTGAACGAGCAGGGACAGAACCTGATCACCGCCGAGCCGCCGGAGACGGCGTACGACAACACCTACATCGAGGACGCGATCGAGGAGCTCGGTGACGACGTGGACACCACCGGGTCGTCCTTCGAGCCGATGGACGTCACCCTCACCGAGGGCGGCAACTAG
- a CDS encoding TIGR03842 family LLM class F420-dependent oxidoreductase codes for MDFGVVLQTNPPAWRTVGLAKQAEEHGFDYVWTFDSHLLWQEPYVIYSQILAETNRVVVGPMVTNPATRDWTVTASVFATLNEMYGNRTVVGMGRGDSAVRVLNGKPCTLKEVREASHVIRELGNCRAVEHNGATLQFPWARSSSLEVWIAAYGPMALKAAGEAGDGFILQLADVDVAQWMITQVRDAAEAAGRDPDALTFCVAAPAYLGDDTPAARQHMLDQTRWFGGMVGNHIADIVAKYGEHAEFPQVLIDYIKGRTGYDYNTHGKADNDHVDFVPDEIVDRFCLLGTPSSTSPSSRS; via the coding sequence ATGGACTTCGGCGTCGTCCTGCAGACCAACCCACCCGCCTGGCGCACCGTCGGTCTGGCCAAGCAGGCCGAGGAGCACGGCTTCGACTACGTCTGGACCTTCGACAGCCACCTGCTGTGGCAGGAGCCCTACGTCATCTACAGCCAGATCCTCGCCGAGACCAACCGGGTCGTGGTCGGACCGATGGTGACCAACCCGGCCACCCGGGACTGGACGGTCACCGCCTCGGTCTTCGCCACGCTGAACGAGATGTACGGCAACCGGACCGTGGTCGGGATGGGCCGCGGCGACTCCGCGGTCCGGGTGCTCAACGGCAAGCCGTGCACGCTCAAGGAGGTCCGCGAGGCCAGCCACGTGATCCGCGAGCTCGGCAACTGCCGGGCGGTGGAGCACAACGGCGCGACGTTGCAGTTCCCGTGGGCACGGTCGTCCTCGCTCGAGGTGTGGATCGCGGCGTACGGGCCGATGGCGCTCAAGGCGGCCGGCGAGGCCGGCGACGGCTTCATCCTGCAGCTGGCCGACGTCGACGTCGCGCAGTGGATGATCACCCAGGTCCGCGATGCCGCCGAGGCGGCCGGCCGGGACCCCGACGCCCTCACCTTCTGCGTCGCGGCACCCGCCTATCTCGGCGACGACACCCCCGCTGCCCGGCAGCACATGCTCGACCAGACCCGGTGGTTCGGCGGCATGGTCGGCAACCACATCGCCGACATCGTTGCGAAGTACGGCGAGCACGCGGAGTTCCCCCAGGTGCTCATCGACTACATCAAGGGCCGCACCGGCTACGACTACAACACCCACGGCAAGGCCGACAACGACCACGTCGACTTCGTGCCGGACGAGATCGTCGACCGGTTCTGCCTGCTCGGCACCCCGAGCAGCACATCGCCAAGCTCGAGGAGCTGA
- a CDS encoding aspartate aminotransferase family protein codes for MTTDVVDLDAEAKRLDKAHVFHSWSAQAALDPMVIAGGSGSTVWDHAGRRYLDFSSQMVNVNIGHQHPAVVEAIKRQADLLTTIAPATANLARGAAAERITALAPEGMNKVFFTNGGADAVENAIRMARLHTGRDKVISRYRSYHGNTTAAVNATGDWRRIPNEYARGHIHVFGPYLYRSEFWATTPEEECERALQHLRRVIECEGPSTVAAILLESVPGTAGIMVPPPGYLPGVREIADEFGVMLILDEVMAGFGRTGQWFAFDAFDVTPDLITFAKGVNSGYVPIGGVVISDEVAATFDDRVFPGGLTYSGHPLGAASVVATLDTMESEGIVENARTLGTDVIGPGLAALAEKHPVVGEARGSGVFWALELVADPDTRAPLPAAGIARAKGELVSRGLLPFTADNRIHVVPPCVVTADEVATALEIYDDVLTLLDEEL; via the coding sequence ATGACGACTGACGTAGTGGATCTCGACGCCGAGGCCAAGCGCCTCGACAAGGCCCACGTGTTCCATTCCTGGTCGGCGCAGGCCGCCCTCGACCCGATGGTCATCGCCGGCGGCAGCGGGTCGACGGTGTGGGACCACGCCGGACGGCGCTACCTGGACTTCTCCAGCCAGATGGTCAACGTCAACATCGGCCACCAGCACCCGGCCGTGGTCGAGGCGATCAAGCGGCAGGCCGACCTGCTCACCACCATCGCGCCGGCGACCGCCAACCTGGCGCGCGGCGCGGCGGCCGAGCGGATCACCGCGCTCGCGCCCGAGGGGATGAACAAGGTCTTCTTCACCAACGGCGGCGCAGACGCGGTGGAGAACGCGATCCGGATGGCGCGGCTGCACACCGGCCGGGACAAGGTGATCTCGCGCTACCGCTCCTACCACGGCAACACCACCGCCGCGGTGAACGCCACCGGCGACTGGCGCCGGATCCCCAACGAGTACGCCCGCGGCCACATCCACGTCTTCGGCCCCTACCTCTACCGCAGCGAGTTCTGGGCGACGACGCCGGAGGAGGAGTGCGAGCGCGCGCTGCAGCACCTGCGCCGGGTGATCGAGTGCGAGGGCCCGAGCACCGTCGCCGCGATCCTGCTCGAGTCGGTGCCCGGCACCGCCGGGATCATGGTGCCCCCGCCGGGCTACCTGCCCGGCGTGCGCGAGATCGCCGACGAGTTCGGCGTGATGCTGATCCTGGACGAGGTGATGGCCGGCTTCGGTCGGACCGGCCAGTGGTTCGCCTTCGACGCCTTCGACGTGACGCCGGACCTGATCACCTTCGCCAAGGGGGTCAACTCCGGCTACGTCCCGATCGGCGGGGTGGTGATCAGCGACGAGGTCGCCGCGACCTTCGACGATCGGGTCTTCCCCGGCGGCCTCACCTACTCCGGCCACCCGCTCGGGGCGGCCTCGGTGGTCGCCACCCTCGACACGATGGAGTCCGAGGGCATCGTGGAGAACGCCCGGACCCTCGGCACCGACGTGATCGGACCCGGGCTGGCCGCCCTGGCCGAGAAGCACCCGGTGGTCGGCGAGGCGCGCGGCAGCGGCGTCTTCTGGGCGCTCGAGCTCGTCGCCGACCCCGACACCCGGGCACCCCTGCCGGCAGCGGGCATCGCGCGGGCGAAGGGCGAGCTCGTCTCCCGCGGACTGCTGCCGTTCACCGCGGACAACCGCATCCACGTCGTACCTCCCTGCGTGGTGACCGCCGACGAGGTGGCCACGGCACTGGAGATCTACGACGACGTCCTGACCCTGCTCGACGAGGAGCTCTGA
- a CDS encoding ABC transporter permease has product MSAATAPSPGGARAAKVLAPVVVGLLGLAVWQFLVSVVEVSPYLLPGPAEIVEEWQANSEAIREAFWITGVNAFVGLVVGSLAGVALASLASWAGWVEGMFAWVVAGLAVVPIVALAPVLNSMYGADSEYGRRVIAGIAAFVPVYVNSVRGLHQTTALHRDLMRSYAASGWQRFRTLTLPSATPFVLTGIRVASSLAVISALVAEYFGGPRGGLGSFISTSAATSAYARAWAYVAAAIVLGLVAYVVTLLLERLVQRLLPTGATP; this is encoded by the coding sequence ATGAGTGCCGCCACGGCTCCGTCCCCGGGCGGCGCCCGGGCCGCGAAGGTGCTGGCGCCGGTCGTCGTCGGGCTGCTCGGGCTCGCCGTGTGGCAGTTCCTGGTCTCGGTGGTCGAGGTGTCGCCGTACCTGCTCCCGGGTCCGGCGGAGATCGTCGAGGAGTGGCAGGCCAACAGCGAGGCGATCCGGGAGGCGTTCTGGATCACCGGCGTGAACGCCTTCGTCGGCCTGGTCGTCGGCTCGCTGGCCGGAGTGGCCCTCGCCTCGCTGGCCAGCTGGGCGGGCTGGGTCGAGGGCATGTTCGCCTGGGTCGTCGCCGGGCTGGCCGTGGTGCCGATCGTCGCCCTCGCCCCGGTGCTCAACTCGATGTACGGCGCGGACAGCGAGTACGGCCGCCGGGTGATCGCCGGTATCGCCGCCTTCGTGCCGGTCTACGTCAACAGCGTGCGCGGGCTGCACCAGACCACCGCCCTGCACCGTGACCTGATGCGCTCCTACGCCGCCTCCGGCTGGCAGCGGTTCCGCACGCTGACCCTGCCCTCGGCCACGCCGTTCGTGCTCACCGGGATCCGGGTGGCCAGCTCGCTGGCCGTGATCTCGGCCCTCGTCGCGGAGTACTTCGGCGGTCCGCGCGGCGGGCTCGGCAGCTTCATCTCCACCAGCGCCGCGACCAGCGCCTACGCCCGGGCCTGGGCCTACGTCGCGGCCGCCATCGTTCTCGGGTTGGTCGCGTACGTCGTGACCCTGCTGCTCGAACGTCTCGTGCAGCGACTGCTGCCGACCGGGGCCACGCCGTGA
- a CDS encoding ABC transporter ATP-binding protein: MTKTFRTRGGTVEALSDVDLDVAPGEFVALIGPSGCGKSTLLRVVADLESATTGEVEVFGKTAARARQDQDYGIAFQQAGLLPWRTVAANVALPLELHDLPRRDRRERVAQLLDLVGLTDFAKNHPDQLSGGMQQRVAIARSLAEQPRLLLMDEPFGALDEMTRERMQAELARLCAESGAAVVFVTHSIPEAVFLADRVVVMSPRPGRITGVVTTGIGREVPRDDALREDRDFFAKVTEVREALHGSPVTGSGREAR, translated from the coding sequence GTGACCAAGACCTTCCGCACCCGGGGCGGCACCGTCGAGGCGCTCAGCGACGTCGACCTCGACGTGGCGCCCGGGGAGTTCGTGGCCCTGATCGGGCCCTCCGGCTGCGGCAAGTCCACCCTGCTGCGGGTGGTCGCCGACCTGGAGTCGGCGACCACCGGCGAGGTCGAGGTCTTCGGAAAGACCGCCGCCCGGGCCCGCCAGGACCAGGACTACGGCATCGCCTTCCAGCAGGCCGGCCTGCTGCCGTGGCGCACCGTCGCCGCCAACGTGGCGCTGCCGCTGGAGCTGCACGACCTGCCCCGCCGCGACCGCAGGGAGCGCGTCGCCCAGCTGCTCGACCTGGTGGGCCTGACCGACTTCGCCAAGAACCACCCCGACCAGCTCTCCGGCGGCATGCAGCAGCGCGTCGCGATCGCCCGGTCGCTGGCCGAGCAGCCCCGGCTGCTGCTGATGGACGAGCCGTTCGGCGCACTGGACGAGATGACCCGCGAGCGGATGCAGGCCGAGCTCGCCCGGCTGTGCGCCGAGAGCGGTGCCGCCGTGGTCTTCGTGACCCACTCGATCCCGGAGGCGGTCTTCCTGGCCGACCGGGTGGTGGTGATGTCGCCGCGACCCGGGCGGATCACCGGCGTGGTGACCACCGGCATCGGCCGCGAGGTGCCCCGCGACGACGCGCTGCGCGAGGACCGGGACTTCTTCGCCAAGGTGACCGAGGTGCGCGAGGCGCTGCACGGGAGCCCGGTCACCGGCTCGGGCCGGGAGGCCCGATGA
- a CDS encoding ABC transporter permease has product MSSTAMTTAAPGAAGLRSRPLHGLGARLRAPMLGLLGLLAVAGLWEAYKALAPEDGVMIGDSRVLPRTTDLAMPHVWDMVARLGEPTTSLPGAEPLWRTVADAALVSLGIAAVGWLVGTVVGLGLALLMARLRVLEWGLLPWIVLSQTVPLIAFAPVVRSWGARIEIGGWEWPPWLSVAVIASYLAFFPVAIGALRGLQSHSRIHADLMRSYASGWWTTMLRVRMPSAVPYLLPALRLGAASAVVGTVVAEVSTGYLDGIGRLLVSYAGQASGDPAKAWAPIFGAIALGLVAGMLVTLIGVLLRPYRRGEAT; this is encoded by the coding sequence ATGAGCTCGACGGCGATGACGACCGCCGCGCCCGGCGCCGCGGGCCTGCGGTCCCGGCCGCTGCACGGGCTCGGGGCCCGGTTGCGGGCGCCGATGCTGGGGTTGCTGGGGCTGCTCGCGGTCGCCGGCCTCTGGGAGGCGTACAAGGCGCTGGCGCCCGAGGACGGGGTGATGATCGGGGACAGCCGGGTGCTGCCCCGCACCACCGACCTGGCGATGCCGCACGTGTGGGACATGGTGGCCCGGCTGGGGGAGCCGACCACCAGCCTCCCCGGCGCCGAGCCGCTGTGGCGCACGGTGGCCGACGCCGCCCTGGTCTCGCTCGGCATCGCCGCCGTCGGCTGGCTGGTCGGCACCGTGGTCGGCCTCGGCCTGGCCCTGCTGATGGCGCGGCTGCGGGTCCTCGAGTGGGGTCTGCTGCCCTGGATCGTGCTCAGCCAGACCGTCCCGCTGATCGCGTTCGCGCCGGTGGTGCGCAGCTGGGGGGCGCGGATCGAGATCGGCGGCTGGGAGTGGCCGCCCTGGCTCTCGGTGGCGGTGATCGCCAGCTATCTCGCCTTCTTCCCGGTCGCCATCGGCGCGCTGCGGGGACTCCAGTCGCACTCCCGGATCCACGCCGACCTGATGCGGTCCTACGCGTCCGGCTGGTGGACCACCATGCTCCGGGTGCGGATGCCGTCCGCGGTGCCCTACCTGCTGCCGGCGCTGCGTCTCGGCGCGGCCAGCGCGGTCGTCGGCACCGTGGTCGCGGAGGTGTCCACCGGGTACCTGGACGGGATCGGCCGCCTCCTGGTCTCCTACGCCGGCCAGGCGTCCGGCGACCCGGCCAAGGCCTGGGCCCCGATCTTCGGCGCGATCGCGCTGGGGCTGGTGGCCGGAATGCTCGTGACCCTGATCGGGGTGCTGCTGCGCCCCTACCGACGTGGAGAGGCCACATGA